In a genomic window of Brassica rapa cultivar Chiifu-401-42 chromosome A10, CAAS_Brap_v3.01, whole genome shotgun sequence:
- the LOC103832788 gene encoding probable fructokinase-7 encodes MGEKGISGNLKKLTIETGRSETLVVCFGEMLIDFVPTVGGVSLAEAPAFKKAPGGAPANVAVGVSRLGGSSAFVGKVGDDEFGKMLAEILKLNNVDNSGMRFDHKARTALAFVTLRADGEREFLFFRHPSADMLLTESELDKNLIQKAKIFHYGSISLIKEPCRSTHLAAMKIAKAAGSLLSYDPNLRLPLWPSEEAARKEIMSIWDLADVIKISEDEITFLTGGDDPYSDEVVLQKLFHPNLKLLVVSEGPNGCRYYTKEFKGRVGGVKVKAVDTTGAGDAFVSGLLNSLASDLTLLTDEKKLREALLFANACGAITVTERGAIPAMPTMDAVQELLKSSRS; translated from the exons ATGGGTGAGAAAGGCATCTCAG GTAATCTCAAGAAACTAACGATCGAGACAGGACGTTCAGAGACTCTCGTGGTCTGTTTCGGTGAAATGCTGATCGATTTTGTGCCAACGGTGGGAGGTGTTTCGCTCGCTGAAGCACCAGCTTTCAAGAAAGCTCCAGGAGGTGCACCTGCCAATGTTGCTGTTGGTGTCTCTAGACTCGGTGGCTCCTCTGCTTTCGTTGGAAAG GTTGGTGATGATGAGTTTGGAAAAATGTTAGCTGAGATTCTAAAGCTCAACAATGTGGATAACTCTGGGATGAGATTCGACCACAAAGCACGTACTGCTCTCGCCTTTGTTACGTTAAGAGCTGATGGAGAGAGGGAGTTTCTGTTCTTCAGACACCCGAGTGCTGATATGCTTCTTACCGAGTCTGAGCTTGACAAGAACCTAATCCAAAAG GCCAAGATCTTTCACTACGGATCAATCAGTTTGATCAAGGAACCTTGCCGCTCGACTCATCTTGCAGCTATGAAAATCGCTAAAGCCGCAGGGAGTCTCTTGTCTTATGACCCCAACTTGAGGTTACCATTGTGGCCATCAGAGGAAGCTGCAAGGAAAGAGATCATGAGTATCTGGGATCTAGCTGATGTTATTAAG ATCAGTGAGGACGAGATTACATTCCTGACTGGTGGAGATGATCCTTATAGTGATGAAGTTGTGTTGCAAAAGCTCTTTCATCCCAATCTTAAGCTTCTTGTTGTGTCAGAAGGACCTAATGGCTGTAGATACTACACTAAG GAGTTTAAAGGTAGAGTTGGTGGAGTGAAAGTGAAAGCGGTTGATACAACCGGTGCAGGAGATGCATTCGTGAGCGGTCTATTAAACAGCTTAGCTTCTGATCTCACTCTTCTCACT GATGAGAAGAAACTAAGAGAGGCGCTTCTATTCGCAAACGCTTGTGGAGCCATCACAGTAACAGAGAGAGGAGCTATTCCAGCGATGCCCACCATGGATGCTGTTCAAGAGCTTCTCAAATCTTCTCGCTCCTGA